The Chryseobacterium sp. 52 genome includes a region encoding these proteins:
- a CDS encoding ExbD/TolR family protein, producing the protein MAEVQVQEKGGKGGKVRSKKQNTRVDMTPMVDLGFLLITFFMFTTTFSKPNVMDLGLPAKPKEDQPKPPPTEIKLSNSISLLLGKDNKIFWHQQDPTSLTDQNLNETTYDREGIRKVIEKAKAGAVDQTKFTVIIKPTDDAVYKNFVDILDEMAITKSEQYGVTDVKPWEKAIYDKKVGNNGAAAAPATK; encoded by the coding sequence GAAGCAGAATACCAGAGTAGATATGACTCCAATGGTGGACCTGGGTTTTCTATTGATTACCTTCTTTATGTTCACAACCACATTTAGCAAACCGAATGTAATGGATTTAGGGCTTCCGGCGAAACCAAAAGAGGATCAGCCGAAACCACCTCCAACAGAAATTAAACTTTCTAATTCAATTTCTTTATTATTGGGTAAAGACAATAAGATTTTCTGGCATCAGCAGGATCCTACATCTTTAACTGATCAGAATCTTAACGAGACGACTTACGATAGAGAAGGGATTAGAAAAGTAATTGAGAAAGCAAAAGCAGGCGCAGTAGATCAAACAAAATTTACTGTTATTATCAAACCGACTGACGATGCTGTATATAAGAACTTTGTAGATATTCTTGACGAAATGGCCATTACCAAAAGTGAGCAGTACGGGGTAACCGATGTGAAGCCTTGGGAAAAAGCTATTTATGATAAGAAAGTTGGAAATAATGGAGCTGCGGCTGCACCGGCTACAAAGTAA